A section of the Bifidobacterium sp. ESL0728 genome encodes:
- a CDS encoding MFS transporter, whose amino-acid sequence MAHDSVGTVIAASMVGTAIEFYDFYAYGTASANYFPKIFFSDKTNPTVALLVSLLTFAIAFIARPLGSLIFGHFGDKMGRKTTLVVSLLTMGLSTFLIGCLPTYSQWGLFAVFVLCLCRFVQGIGLGGEWSGAALVATENAPANKRALYGSFPELGAPIGFFLSNGTYFLLESFCSDQQMLDWGWRVPFLLSIVLVVVGLVVRVQMEETPIFRLAQEQNKTVKSPLKEVFRTSWRQVLQATFIVAVTYTLFYTLATWSLAWGTKTKREGGGGLGFTNQEYLLMLMIAVCVFALFIVLSCVYADRIGRRHVLMFSAIALVVFSFCFPYLLMGHRNFAEIMVFLCVGFALMGIAFGPIGATLPELFSANVRYSGSGLGYNLAAIVGAAFVPTVATWLSSHWGVRSVGLYMAVMALCCLVSLLTCKETKDSDFTV is encoded by the coding sequence ATGGCTCACGATTCGGTCGGTACCGTCATCGCCGCCTCGATGGTCGGTACGGCCATTGAATTCTACGATTTCTACGCCTACGGTACCGCCTCGGCCAACTATTTCCCGAAGATTTTCTTCTCGGACAAGACCAACCCGACCGTAGCGCTGCTGGTCAGCCTTTTGACCTTTGCCATCGCCTTCATCGCCCGTCCGCTCGGATCGCTGATTTTCGGCCACTTCGGCGACAAGATGGGCCGCAAGACCACGCTGGTCGTCTCGCTTCTGACCATGGGCCTCTCCACCTTCCTCATCGGCTGCCTGCCGACGTATAGCCAGTGGGGCCTGTTCGCGGTCTTCGTGCTTTGCCTCTGTCGTTTCGTCCAAGGCATCGGCCTGGGCGGGGAATGGTCCGGCGCGGCCCTGGTCGCCACTGAAAACGCCCCGGCCAACAAGCGTGCGCTTTACGGTTCCTTCCCGGAACTTGGCGCCCCGATCGGCTTCTTCCTCTCCAACGGCACCTACTTCCTGCTCGAATCCTTCTGCAGCGACCAGCAGATGCTCGATTGGGGTTGGCGTGTGCCGTTCCTGCTCTCCATCGTGCTTGTCGTGGTCGGCCTCGTCGTCCGCGTGCAAATGGAGGAGACCCCGATCTTCCGCCTCGCCCAGGAACAGAACAAGACTGTCAAGTCGCCGCTGAAGGAAGTCTTCCGCACCAGCTGGCGCCAGGTTCTGCAGGCCACGTTCATCGTCGCGGTCACTTATACGCTCTTCTACACGCTGGCCACTTGGTCGCTTGCTTGGGGCACCAAGACCAAGCGCGAGGGCGGCGGCGGCCTCGGCTTCACCAATCAGGAGTATCTCTTGATGTTGATGATTGCCGTTTGTGTCTTCGCCCTGTTCATCGTGCTCTCGTGCGTCTACGCCGACAGGATCGGTCGTCGTCACGTGCTGATGTTCTCGGCCATCGCGCTGGTCGTGTTCTCGTTCTGCTTCCCGTACCTCTTGATGGGTCATCGCAATTTCGCGGAGATCATGGTCTTCCTGTGCGTCGGCTTCGCCTTGATGGGCATCGCCTTCGGCCCTATCGGTGCGACTTTGCCCGAACTCTTCAGCGCCAACGTCCGCTACTCCGGCTCCGGCTTGGGCTATAACCTCGCCGCCATCGTCGGCGCGGCCTTCGTCCCGACCGTTGCCACTTGGCTTTCGTCCCATTGGGGCGTGCGTTCCGTTGGCCTCTACATGGCTGTGATGGCGTTGTGCTGCCTGGTCTCCCTGCTCACCTGCAAGGAAACCAAGGACAGCGACTTCACCGTGTGA
- a CDS encoding DUF5979 domain-containing protein yields the protein MKLFDSRRTMKHAAGETKYTNSGFLRKLKWLVAMVAAAAMLLSGGVIASANSVDSANPNAANDSNSSQEASAASGKGGANASSKLKSAVGPQGDQQYHFLTLWQQTLGVDGSDPQNLKPGNKFTYQFNLGCSERNCEGATLAAQLPAELNGFEISDFSVDALLQGKATWKEGGTEQLTPPTSAGTATSFVVTLGQKFVSPEGTKTGLVAGQNGIISVTLQVPDDFSPNDSRNKTDMVSTATLSGSNSAQANSTSKARVFLDPTHTAKVSATFDPSSTAYNPGQAETLSLGITNTSNVNADKLTVQMPRNSEAPADAAALDGNNPFRFFDFDGFGSQSMPAGADKVQVDAYVKDGNDKWNWVSGTPASTYALPAAITDNTKVGGLRFTYTTTTPMAPNATTATPLVLNLKQRSTDRNDTDNKKLVESTTSSVANTSFEATATQGTSTDAATVTQSSVTLTPVEVGVTVTESFSPAKHPAGKSSTSSVTVKNGSSAVSEMKVTVGKDFFSNDLTFGGFASGISYPSGANSGKVIYHMLGGGADQPKTFADGRVPDNPSGKISSFEVQFGAASSPGNVNQIVNGANTVINYKVESPGDYPFPEGTTEKSFQNTDATKAKVTAHNGTFAKATAVATTMTLVKPKINVTVSKSVSPNSSVPIGHDAVVALKETTGASTDYLAPNKVVVEDSWSDKSIDEHGTVTAGGDGANGDDFWNAFDIKSIQSTPVPAHVKLKVEVKIGSEWITLDDKAEQTPGYSYSLSADDLISKLNALNPSHTPSEVTGIRFTLEAVDGGDPFGGSTSTSQYVSFTARDTKRSDGSETDGLDDPGPQKPTPYTYGNTTKLAAHGQTDDGKFAADSNAVNVDKPTNPNDKKKVGVLRRKPPVVSTDGEDHYIVDGWVNAGFDSESVPSQSSQLVTAKLTWGVDSQMTSVTLKQAGDAPDYVDVPEHVDSWENVFALNSIDPIDVSDTPYSNGWYLKYDTITKIRLKQYGGSWTEVTPNGGGSWQDGNGSFKGYTVPEGDTGKYVGVEFTLVPNDGRRGTDASSSGSHVPVPYTPAPGTGVVSSGTSREFTSKWQLLDRRRNDNSFITGKTSSASGPTHVQPQNVWLHSKRSSPEDPTGHPHTLAYVSSNGNALNITDTSLSLGVRSQVTHNIIVPPSGAGVAADSYPEEHYDFSAANTAESRASYLRITEPSECSSTDQPHCNTANTVSASSGAPATDDPFTAVRVSDINSGKLDSDSNMPNMFNRQDLTGIDFSSDDADQVSLDDSKVYLLYYTPTNFATGSGTFNSVPTTASAAKLLTANDLKNVVGVSVTFQGTSPTADSGTLTKGNYVHLKLTTRMRTKLRNTDKAFVPDDAHHRDKEDLNRATAQIYSPVTNSASDGTDEVSNFIEDPVEYRTGSLLTSITESISDNDLIVVNPKTPQTVTMTASSDDRPDRSTLSPTKVTLTSHPDGKGLDGGTATTSGFWKNFDFTGLSSITFPNGATKVKIGVYGPFGAHGAMGWKDGNDQDKQAVLNPVYELPVGSEQYDQIQGLRLAFTNPNNSGVARLFSTTTNAWDAAAQYTVVQRDTVRGDDLQKVEYPGSAVNAVSSQSESKIGGVNPNQSVSKDTSAEMRWGLGTAEMKLNEVVNYGNRVVSVGQMVPWEVTIANTGTGYLNLSKVTAKLPDQLLYTGQGGAADPAHPMTFEPGTVGGAPGSGELKDTPALDSSTPGKVVLTWPEGKNRMLPGESAKIVLWLETEPGMSTSDPTYLPVDVNTTQTLTSVDLTSDADPSATSVSSISVGSDVKGGEVKTSITQRSGEQIYIVGGVKGSLPGAVNTNDPTQTCAMSLALADGNKYYRAPCRANTAIDGKDDWVLHMVNAGTTPVAKVQFFEELPAKHDKDIVASGLDRHSTYRPRLSAAPQIKGAPAGTTEKIEASTNTAPCVGAWDKLPGISESPASSVCSAATWTDSASVTDWSKVTGLRITLDFTSTTATNLQPTEGADVVYSTTNAADPTVGPQDDPDPEPAASLDQVAGTQEAWGSFAALYTAVGGAQHPVSAPPSVGTRIATGSIKVDKTVSGAAANAYAPQQVRASISCQDASGEPMLFGGKSHGLVTLDKQHDGTYATGRLAGIPLSVDGSGNGNTTCTVSEDGPLGQFGETERTVSVNGDGNTTDSDTMDIKVSDTLGGDSQPTNEVTPAQSAKIANVYRFSGLSVTKKVDTKADKGSFGPFKFKVDCKTSDGQTVRFGRDDSVSFTLKDSETWKAPADTIPANSTCTITETDTSAADKTVFTGDNVTDNTDGSASVKVGDGSTGDIAHLVATTVTNHYDAGTLTVNRAVSGDGASRYGKVPVGFKAVCDYRGQQLLGEKFDLAGTSTKSFGIFPAGTQCTITQLTDASATKHVFLPKTGKVTIATLAQASAADAAAAAATATAGGSSSKPGQPSQPSGSAQPSESSSSSASSATGNPSESSKPGASSSASSSTDDPTLPAGPKPGVPTLVNGLSSISVAEADRYDVSQVPIVLKRTGDESAVKSRGNGPFKVKATCTYQRDGKPVAIDLGGDGTFILNSGNKYSTTLNGILLGARCVVTQTDSAGADSTSIDPANGEKTVVEAADKNTVTITDVFRNKTSVGGPLGGLFGSNGLFGSNGLFGSNGLFGSNGPFGANGSGASGRSSMARTGAAVAGIVVLIIVLLAGGAIILYMRRRSTRGDESDAASDSSVNSVGSEGPDGSDDSDNPNGSGNPVDSGDSDGFVSSNRAS from the coding sequence ATGAAGTTGTTTGATAGCCGCCGAACAATGAAGCATGCGGCCGGTGAAACGAAGTACACGAATAGCGGATTTTTGCGGAAACTGAAGTGGCTGGTGGCCATGGTGGCCGCGGCGGCGATGTTGCTGAGCGGCGGGGTGATCGCTTCTGCGAACAGTGTTGATTCCGCCAATCCAAATGCCGCCAATGATTCGAACAGCTCGCAGGAGGCCAGTGCCGCTTCGGGCAAAGGAGGCGCGAATGCAAGCAGCAAGCTGAAGTCAGCGGTCGGCCCCCAGGGCGATCAGCAATATCACTTCCTTACCCTTTGGCAGCAGACTCTTGGCGTGGATGGCTCAGACCCGCAGAATCTGAAGCCCGGAAATAAATTCACCTACCAGTTCAATCTGGGCTGTTCCGAGCGAAACTGCGAAGGTGCCACGCTCGCCGCCCAGCTTCCGGCCGAGCTGAATGGTTTTGAGATTTCGGACTTTTCGGTGGATGCCTTGTTGCAGGGAAAGGCGACATGGAAGGAAGGCGGTACGGAACAGCTCACTCCGCCGACTTCTGCCGGCACTGCCACCTCGTTCGTGGTCACTCTTGGTCAGAAGTTCGTTTCCCCGGAAGGTACCAAGACTGGCTTGGTTGCCGGGCAAAACGGTATCATCAGCGTAACGTTGCAGGTTCCTGATGATTTCTCTCCTAACGATTCGCGCAACAAAACCGATATGGTCAGCACGGCCACGCTCTCCGGTTCCAACTCTGCTCAGGCCAACTCCACATCCAAGGCCAGGGTGTTCCTTGACCCGACGCATACCGCCAAGGTTTCCGCTACGTTCGACCCATCCTCGACGGCTTACAATCCCGGTCAGGCCGAGACGCTGAGTCTCGGGATCACCAACACCTCGAACGTCAATGCCGATAAGCTCACGGTTCAGATGCCGCGAAACAGCGAAGCGCCTGCCGATGCCGCCGCCCTTGACGGGAACAACCCCTTCCGATTCTTCGACTTTGACGGTTTTGGTTCGCAGTCGATGCCGGCAGGTGCCGACAAGGTTCAGGTCGATGCCTATGTGAAAGACGGCAATGACAAATGGAACTGGGTTTCGGGAACTCCGGCGTCCACGTATGCGCTTCCGGCCGCCATTACCGACAACACCAAGGTCGGCGGTTTGCGTTTCACCTATACCACCACAACTCCGATGGCTCCGAACGCGACGACCGCCACTCCGCTGGTGCTTAATTTGAAGCAGCGCTCGACTGATCGCAACGATACCGACAATAAGAAGCTCGTCGAATCGACGACTTCGTCCGTCGCGAACACTTCGTTTGAAGCTACGGCGACGCAGGGAACGAGTACGGATGCGGCGACCGTCACTCAATCCTCGGTCACCCTTACACCTGTTGAAGTCGGGGTTACGGTTACCGAGTCTTTCAGCCCCGCCAAGCATCCGGCCGGCAAGTCTTCCACCAGTTCGGTGACCGTGAAGAATGGCAGCTCGGCGGTGAGTGAAATGAAGGTCACTGTCGGCAAAGACTTCTTCAGCAATGACCTCACCTTCGGTGGATTTGCCAGCGGCATTTCCTACCCCAGCGGTGCCAACAGCGGCAAGGTCATCTACCACATGCTCGGTGGCGGCGCTGACCAGCCGAAAACTTTTGCTGACGGTCGTGTGCCCGACAATCCGTCGGGCAAGATTTCCTCGTTCGAGGTTCAATTTGGTGCGGCGTCGTCTCCGGGAAATGTCAACCAGATTGTGAACGGGGCCAATACCGTCATCAATTACAAGGTGGAATCACCGGGGGATTATCCCTTCCCCGAAGGAACGACCGAGAAAAGCTTCCAAAACACCGACGCCACCAAGGCCAAGGTGACGGCGCATAACGGCACCTTTGCCAAGGCCACTGCTGTCGCGACGACGATGACGTTGGTCAAGCCGAAGATCAATGTCACCGTCAGCAAGTCGGTGAGTCCGAATTCGTCGGTACCGATCGGCCATGATGCGGTGGTCGCCCTTAAGGAAACCACTGGGGCCAGCACCGATTACCTGGCACCCAATAAAGTGGTGGTTGAGGACTCCTGGTCCGACAAGTCCATCGATGAGCACGGAACAGTTACAGCTGGGGGCGATGGAGCCAACGGCGATGATTTCTGGAATGCCTTCGATATCAAATCCATCCAGTCCACCCCGGTTCCGGCTCATGTCAAGCTGAAGGTGGAGGTCAAGATTGGTTCGGAGTGGATCACGCTTGACGACAAAGCGGAGCAGACACCTGGGTATTCCTATAGCCTGAGCGCGGATGATTTGATCAGCAAGTTAAACGCTTTGAACCCAAGCCATACGCCGAGCGAAGTGACCGGCATTCGCTTCACGCTGGAGGCGGTAGATGGCGGTGATCCGTTCGGCGGGAGTACCTCGACCTCGCAGTATGTCTCGTTCACTGCGCGCGACACGAAGCGTAGCGACGGCAGCGAAACCGATGGTCTGGATGATCCCGGCCCGCAGAAGCCGACGCCTTACACCTACGGCAACACCACTAAGCTTGCCGCTCACGGGCAAACCGATGACGGAAAGTTTGCGGCCGATAGCAATGCCGTCAACGTGGACAAGCCTACGAATCCTAACGACAAGAAGAAGGTCGGAGTGCTGCGCAGGAAGCCGCCTGTTGTATCGACAGACGGTGAAGATCATTACATCGTCGATGGTTGGGTCAATGCGGGTTTTGATTCGGAATCAGTGCCGTCTCAATCCAGCCAGCTGGTCACCGCAAAACTGACTTGGGGCGTCGATTCCCAGATGACGTCGGTAACGTTGAAGCAGGCCGGCGATGCGCCGGACTACGTCGACGTTCCCGAACATGTTGACTCTTGGGAGAATGTGTTTGCCCTGAATTCCATCGATCCCATCGATGTTTCGGACACTCCGTATAGCAACGGCTGGTATCTCAAATATGACACGATCACGAAAATCCGCCTCAAGCAGTATGGCGGTTCGTGGACTGAAGTGACACCGAATGGTGGTGGCAGTTGGCAGGATGGCAATGGTTCGTTCAAGGGCTATACGGTGCCAGAGGGCGATACCGGTAAATATGTAGGTGTCGAGTTCACGTTGGTGCCTAATGATGGGCGGCGCGGAACTGATGCCAGTTCTAGTGGCTCTCACGTACCTGTACCTTATACTCCTGCCCCGGGTACCGGTGTGGTGTCCTCCGGCACCTCGCGTGAATTCACGTCAAAGTGGCAGCTGCTCGATAGGCGGCGCAACGACAATTCGTTCATCACTGGCAAGACCAGCTCAGCGTCCGGTCCGACCCACGTCCAGCCGCAGAATGTCTGGCTGCATTCTAAGCGTTCCAGCCCGGAAGATCCGACTGGGCATCCCCACACGCTTGCCTATGTATCAAGCAACGGCAACGCGCTGAACATCACCGATACCTCGTTGTCTTTAGGTGTCAGAAGTCAGGTGACGCACAATATCATTGTGCCGCCCTCTGGCGCCGGCGTTGCAGCAGACAGTTATCCAGAAGAGCACTATGACTTCTCCGCGGCGAATACTGCGGAGAGCCGGGCGTCGTATCTTCGCATCACCGAGCCGTCGGAATGCAGCAGCACTGATCAGCCTCATTGCAATACGGCCAATACGGTGTCGGCGTCCAGCGGTGCTCCGGCCACTGATGACCCGTTCACGGCTGTGCGTGTGAGCGATATCAATAGCGGCAAGCTTGATTCCGATTCCAATATGCCGAACATGTTCAACCGGCAGGATCTGACCGGCATCGATTTCAGTTCGGATGACGCCGATCAGGTGTCGTTGGATGACTCGAAAGTATACTTGCTGTATTACACTCCTACGAATTTTGCGACTGGTTCCGGGACATTTAATTCGGTTCCTACGACTGCATCGGCGGCTAAATTATTGACTGCCAACGATTTGAAGAACGTTGTCGGGGTTTCGGTTACCTTCCAGGGAACCAGTCCTACTGCTGACAGTGGCACGCTGACAAAGGGTAATTATGTGCATCTCAAGCTGACAACGCGCATGCGTACGAAGCTACGTAATACGGATAAGGCATTCGTGCCTGATGATGCGCATCATAGGGATAAAGAGGATCTGAACAGGGCCACGGCGCAGATTTACTCACCGGTGACGAACAGCGCTTCTGATGGTACAGATGAAGTCAGCAACTTCATTGAGGATCCCGTCGAATATCGCACCGGTTCGTTGCTCACCTCGATTACCGAGTCCATCAGCGACAACGATCTCATCGTTGTCAATCCGAAGACGCCGCAAACGGTGACGATGACGGCAAGCAGTGACGATAGGCCCGATAGGTCCACGCTTTCGCCAACCAAGGTGACGCTTACCAGCCATCCCGACGGTAAGGGTCTCGATGGCGGCACCGCTACGACTTCCGGCTTCTGGAAGAACTTCGATTTCACTGGGCTTTCATCCATCACCTTCCCGAACGGGGCTACCAAGGTCAAAATCGGCGTCTACGGTCCGTTCGGCGCTCATGGCGCGATGGGCTGGAAAGACGGAAACGATCAAGACAAGCAAGCCGTACTGAACCCGGTTTATGAGCTTCCGGTTGGTTCCGAGCAATATGACCAGATTCAGGGGTTGCGACTCGCTTTCACCAATCCGAATAATTCCGGTGTCGCCCGGCTGTTCTCGACAACGACCAACGCGTGGGACGCGGCGGCTCAATATACCGTCGTTCAGCGTGACACGGTGCGTGGCGACGATTTGCAGAAGGTCGAATACCCCGGCAGCGCCGTCAATGCAGTTTCCTCGCAATCCGAGAGCAAGATCGGTGGCGTCAACCCGAATCAGTCGGTCTCCAAGGATACTTCCGCCGAGATGCGTTGGGGCTTGGGCACCGCCGAAATGAAACTCAACGAGGTTGTCAACTATGGCAACAGGGTGGTCAGCGTCGGCCAGATGGTGCCGTGGGAGGTCACCATCGCCAACACCGGCACCGGCTACCTCAACCTCAGCAAGGTGACGGCCAAGCTGCCCGATCAGCTGCTTTATACGGGGCAAGGCGGTGCCGCCGACCCTGCGCACCCCATGACTTTCGAGCCCGGGACCGTAGGCGGTGCTCCCGGTTCCGGCGAGCTTAAGGATACTCCCGCGCTTGATTCCAGCACGCCAGGCAAGGTCGTTCTGACTTGGCCGGAGGGCAAGAATCGCATGCTGCCGGGCGAGAGTGCCAAGATAGTGCTCTGGCTTGAAACCGAACCGGGCATGTCGACATCTGACCCCACTTATCTCCCAGTTGATGTCAACACCACCCAGACGTTGACTTCGGTTGATTTGACCAGTGACGCGGACCCCTCGGCCACGTCGGTTTCGTCAATCAGTGTCGGCAGCGATGTCAAGGGTGGGGAGGTGAAGACCTCGATCACCCAAAGAAGCGGCGAGCAGATCTACATCGTCGGCGGTGTGAAGGGCAGTCTTCCAGGCGCCGTCAACACCAATGACCCCACGCAGACCTGCGCAATGTCGCTTGCGCTTGCGGATGGCAATAAGTATTACCGTGCGCCGTGCCGTGCGAATACGGCCATCGATGGCAAGGACGACTGGGTGCTGCACATGGTCAACGCAGGCACCACTCCGGTTGCGAAGGTTCAGTTCTTTGAGGAACTGCCTGCCAAACACGATAAGGATATCGTCGCCAGCGGCCTGGATCGACATTCGACCTATCGCCCGAGGTTGAGCGCAGCCCCGCAAATCAAGGGAGCGCCTGCCGGTACCACGGAGAAGATTGAGGCATCCACTAATACGGCTCCTTGCGTTGGCGCGTGGGATAAATTGCCAGGCATTTCTGAGAGTCCCGCCAGCTCAGTCTGCTCTGCGGCGACTTGGACTGACAGTGCAAGTGTCACCGATTGGTCGAAAGTCACTGGTTTGCGCATCACTCTTGATTTCACAAGCACTACCGCAACAAACCTGCAACCTACCGAAGGCGCGGATGTGGTCTACAGCACCACAAACGCCGCCGACCCGACTGTCGGCCCGCAAGATGACCCCGATCCGGAACCCGCTGCAAGTTTGGATCAAGTAGCGGGCACACAGGAAGCGTGGGGCTCATTTGCTGCGCTCTACACTGCCGTTGGGGGCGCTCAGCATCCGGTTTCTGCGCCGCCGTCTGTCGGCACGCGCATCGCCACCGGTTCCATCAAGGTCGACAAGACCGTGAGCGGGGCTGCGGCAAACGCGTATGCGCCTCAGCAGGTTCGTGCCTCGATTTCGTGCCAAGACGCGAGCGGTGAGCCAATGCTGTTTGGCGGGAAGAGCCATGGTTTGGTTACGCTCGACAAGCAGCACGATGGCACGTATGCCACAGGCAGGCTCGCGGGCATTCCGTTGAGTGTTGACGGCTCCGGCAACGGTAATACAACCTGCACGGTTTCCGAGGACGGGCCGCTTGGCCAGTTCGGCGAAACCGAGCGCACCGTGAGCGTCAATGGTGACGGCAACACCACTGATTCCGACACGATGGATATCAAGGTTTCCGATACGCTCGGCGGTGACAGCCAGCCTACTAACGAGGTGACGCCGGCGCAATCGGCCAAGATCGCCAATGTGTACCGTTTCTCCGGCCTGAGCGTTACCAAGAAGGTCGACACCAAGGCCGACAAGGGCAGCTTCGGCCCGTTCAAGTTCAAGGTGGATTGCAAGACCAGCGACGGACAGACGGTGCGCTTCGGCCGCGATGACAGCGTTTCGTTCACGTTGAAGGACAGTGAGACGTGGAAGGCTCCGGCCGACACGATCCCGGCCAACTCCACCTGCACCATTACCGAAACCGATACTTCCGCGGCAGACAAGACGGTGTTCACTGGTGATAATGTCACCGACAATACCGATGGCAGCGCAAGCGTCAAGGTCGGCGATGGCAGCACAGGCGACATCGCGCATCTGGTGGCCACCACGGTGACCAACCACTACGATGCCGGCACGCTGACCGTGAACCGTGCGGTCTCCGGTGACGGCGCTTCCCGCTACGGCAAGGTTCCGGTGGGCTTCAAGGCGGTCTGCGATTATCGCGGCCAGCAGTTGCTCGGCGAGAAATTCGACCTTGCGGGTACATCCACCAAGAGCTTCGGCATCTTCCCTGCGGGCACGCAGTGCACCATCACCCAGTTGACCGATGCAAGCGCCACCAAGCACGTCTTCCTGCCGAAGACCGGTAAGGTCACCATTGCCACGCTCGCGCAGGCCAGCGCTGCTGATGCGGCTGCTGCGGCAGCAACCGCAACGGCTGGCGGCAGCTCCAGCAAACCTGGTCAGCCTAGCCAACCCAGCGGTTCCGCTCAGCCCAGTGAATCCAGTAGTTCCAGCGCCTCCAGCGCAACCGGCAATCCTAGTGAGTCCAGCAAGCCTGGCGCTTCGAGCTCCGCTTCCAGCAGCACCGATGACCCCACGCTTCCTGCAGGCCCCAAGCCCGGCGTCCCGACTTTGGTCAACGGTCTGAGCAGCATCAGCGTCGCCGAAGCCGACAGGTACGACGTAAGCCAGGTGCCGATCGTCTTGAAGCGTACCGGCGACGAAAGTGCGGTGAAGTCCCGTGGCAACGGCCCGTTCAAGGTCAAGGCCACCTGCACCTACCAGCGCGACGGCAAGCCCGTTGCGATTGATTTGGGCGGCGATGGCACGTTCATCCTGAACTCTGGAAACAAGTACAGCACGACGTTGAACGGCATCCTGCTCGGCGCTCGCTGCGTAGTGACGCAGACCGATTCGGCCGGCGCGGATTCCACGTCGATCGATCCGGCGAATGGTGAGAAGACGGTGGTTGAGGCTGCGGACAAGAACACGGTGACCATCACCGACGTCTTCCGCAACAAGACCTCGGTCGGCGGGCCTCTCGGCGGTCTCTTCGGGTCGAATGGTCTTTTCGGGTCGAATGGTCTTTTCGGGTCGAACGGTCTCTTTGGGTCGAATGGTCCCTTCGGAGCCAATGGTTCCGGGGCCAGCGGTCGCTCCTCGATGGCCAGGACGGGTGCTGCAGTCGCCGGTATCGTTGTGCTGATTATCGTCCTGCTTGCTGGCGGCGCGATAATCCTCTACATGCGCCGTCGTTCCACGAGGGGCGATGAGAGTGATGCGGCTTCGGATTCTTCCGTCAATTCCGTTGGTTCCGAAGGGCCTGATGGTTCTGACGATTCGGACAACCCGAATGGTTCCGGTAATCCTGTCGATTCCGGTGATTCCGATGGTTTCGTAAGCTCGAATCGCGCAAGCTGA